Proteins encoded within one genomic window of Pigmentiphaga sp. H8:
- the xdhA gene encoding xanthine dehydrogenase small subunit, whose translation MASDPSSPDTPPELRVRPVRFWHGPRLVELGGLPPALTVLEWLREQAGCHAAKEGCAEGDCGACTVAVTDLDDAGDLRVRAINACIQPVAALDGKLLATAGDIGEPGALHPVQAAMVAHHGSQCGFCTPGIVMSLYAMYEGRRLADDAAVDRDDAVRALSGNLCRCTGYRPILDAAQAMCTPDWQGETAGGMRERLAQVAPGQQAWTAPESTEGFEGHARGRFLAPRTLAQLAALRAAHPDSRIVAGATDVGLWVTKQHRALGDVLWIGGVSELATIDRIGRDALASSRWEADVACLEIGAAVTVEDAWRALAPHFAACIDYFDRFASVPVRNSATLVGNVANGSPIGDTAPLLIALGGSVVLHRQGRERILPLTDFYHGYQKNDLRPGEFIRAVRVPLPGADVAVHAWKLSKRVEQDISAVALATALRVEGGRIVAAGVGAGGMAAVSSRAVRTEQALLGLRVDQPAAALRDSPGMRAAWQAMHDEFDPLDDLRASAAYRRQAAANLLLRSCLQLARQAPATRLGELAAIQA comes from the coding sequence ATGGCTTCCGATCCTTCCTCCCCCGATACGCCGCCGGAGCTGCGGGTTCGCCCCGTGCGCTTCTGGCATGGCCCCAGGCTGGTCGAACTGGGCGGCTTGCCGCCCGCCCTCACAGTGCTGGAATGGCTGAGGGAACAGGCCGGCTGCCATGCCGCCAAGGAAGGCTGCGCCGAAGGCGATTGCGGCGCCTGTACCGTGGCGGTAACCGACCTGGACGACGCCGGCGATCTTCGTGTGCGCGCCATCAATGCCTGCATCCAGCCCGTGGCGGCGCTGGACGGCAAGCTGCTGGCGACCGCCGGCGACATCGGCGAACCCGGGGCCCTGCATCCCGTGCAGGCGGCCATGGTGGCGCACCATGGTTCGCAATGCGGCTTCTGCACCCCGGGCATCGTGATGTCGCTGTATGCCATGTACGAGGGCCGGCGGCTGGCCGATGACGCGGCGGTCGACCGCGACGACGCGGTGCGGGCCTTGTCCGGCAACCTGTGCCGGTGCACGGGGTATCGCCCCATCCTGGACGCGGCGCAGGCGATGTGCACACCGGACTGGCAGGGCGAGACGGCCGGCGGGATGCGCGAGCGCCTGGCGCAGGTGGCGCCGGGGCAGCAAGCCTGGACCGCGCCGGAATCCACCGAAGGTTTCGAGGGCCATGCGCGCGGGCGCTTCCTGGCGCCGCGCACGCTGGCGCAACTGGCGGCGCTGCGCGCGGCGCATCCGGACAGCCGCATCGTGGCCGGCGCGACCGACGTCGGCCTGTGGGTGACCAAGCAGCATCGCGCGCTGGGCGACGTGTTGTGGATAGGCGGGGTGTCCGAACTGGCCACGATCGATCGCATCGGCCGGGATGCGCTGGCATCGTCGCGCTGGGAAGCGGATGTCGCGTGCCTGGAGATCGGCGCGGCGGTCACCGTCGAGGACGCGTGGCGGGCGCTGGCGCCGCACTTTGCCGCCTGTATCGATTACTTCGACCGCTTCGCCTCGGTGCCGGTGCGCAACAGCGCCACGCTGGTCGGCAACGTCGCGAACGGTTCGCCCATCGGCGACACCGCGCCGCTGCTGATCGCGCTGGGCGGCTCGGTGGTGCTGCACCGGCAGGGCCGCGAGCGGATCCTGCCGCTGACCGACTTCTATCACGGCTACCAGAAGAACGACCTGCGTCCGGGCGAATTCATCCGCGCCGTGCGTGTGCCGCTGCCCGGCGCCGATGTCGCGGTCCATGCCTGGAAGCTGTCCAAGCGGGTCGAGCAGGACATCAGCGCGGTGGCCTTGGCCACGGCGCTGCGCGTGGAAGGCGGCCGCATCGTGGCCGCCGGCGTGGGGGCGGGCGGCATGGCCGCGGTGTCCAGCCGCGCCGTGCGCACCGAGCAGGCGCTGCTGGGCCTGCGGGTGGACCAGCCCGCCGCGGCGCTGCGCGACAGTCCCGGCATGCGGGCGGCCTGGCAGGCCATGCACGACGAATTCGATCCCCTGGACGATCTGCGCGCCAGCGCGGCCTATCGGCGCCAGGCCGCGGCCAACCTGCTGCTGCGTTCCTGCCTGCAACTGGCGCGGCAGGCGCCGGCCACGCGCCTGGGCGAACTCGCGGCGATACAAGCATGA
- the puuE gene encoding allantoinase PuuE, translating to MTAYPRDMIGYGRHLPDARWPNRARVAVQFVLNYEEGAENHVLHGDAASEQFLSEIVGAAAYPARHMSMDSIYEYGSRAGVWRILNEFERRRLPLTVFGCGMALERNLEATAAFLEHGHEIACHGWRWIHYQNLDEATEREHMHRGTEILRRLTDGAWPLGWYTGRDSPNTRRLLVEQGDYLYDSDYYGDDLPFWTEVETSSGARKPHLIVPYTLDANDMRFATPQGFNTADHFFHYLRDTFDVLYTEGADKPRMMSVGMHCRLLGRPGRFTALQRFLDHVEKHQDVWVCRRVDIARHWKQEHPYTPAAGSAS from the coding sequence ATGACAGCATATCCCCGCGACATGATCGGCTACGGCCGCCACCTTCCCGACGCGCGCTGGCCCAACCGCGCCCGCGTGGCCGTGCAGTTCGTCCTGAACTACGAGGAAGGCGCCGAGAACCACGTCCTGCACGGCGACGCCGCCTCCGAACAGTTCCTGTCCGAGATCGTGGGCGCGGCCGCCTACCCGGCGCGGCACATGAGCATGGACTCCATCTACGAATACGGCTCGCGCGCCGGCGTCTGGCGCATCCTGAACGAATTCGAGCGGCGGCGCCTGCCGCTCACGGTGTTCGGCTGCGGAATGGCGCTCGAGCGCAACCTGGAAGCCACGGCGGCTTTCCTGGAGCATGGCCACGAGATCGCCTGCCACGGCTGGCGCTGGATCCACTACCAGAACCTGGACGAGGCCACCGAGCGCGAGCACATGCATCGCGGCACGGAAATCCTGCGCCGGCTGACCGATGGCGCCTGGCCCCTGGGCTGGTACACGGGACGCGACAGCCCCAACACGCGCCGCCTGCTGGTCGAACAGGGCGACTACCTGTACGACAGCGACTACTACGGCGACGACCTGCCGTTCTGGACCGAAGTCGAGACGTCCTCCGGCGCGCGCAAGCCCCACCTGATCGTCCCGTACACGCTGGACGCCAACGACATGCGCTTCGCGACGCCGCAGGGATTCAATACCGCCGATCATTTCTTCCACTACCTGCGCGACACCTTCGACGTGCTCTACACGGAAGGCGCCGACAAGCCGCGCATGATGTCGGTGGGCATGCATTGCCGGTTGCTGGGCCGCCCCGGCCGCTTCACGGCCCTGCAGCGCTTCCTGGACCACGTCGAGAAGCATCAGGACGTCTGGGTATGCCGCCGCGTCGACATCGCCCGCCACTGGAAGCAAGAACACCCGTACACGCCGGCCGCCGGCTCCGCCTCCTGA
- a CDS encoding ABC transporter ATP-binding protein encodes MAAFVDFQRVSLAYNAALERAGDYAVEDISLSIDKGEFVAIVGPSGCGKSTFMKLTTGLKSPTRGTVTVGGNRVTGPLKIVGMAFQAPNLLPWRTTLDNVLLPLEIVEPYRSSFRARRAEYTDRARALLATVGLGGYEHKFPWELSGGMQQRASLCRALIHEPEMLMLDEPFGALDAFTREELWCVLRDLWSERRFNVVLVTHDLREAVFLADTVYVMSKRPGRILSRRDIELPRPRQLETTYSDDFNALVLELRTQIGH; translated from the coding sequence ATGGCGGCCTTCGTCGATTTCCAGCGGGTCTCGCTGGCCTACAACGCTGCCCTGGAGCGGGCGGGCGACTACGCGGTCGAGGACATCAGCCTCTCGATAGACAAGGGCGAGTTCGTTGCCATCGTCGGCCCCTCGGGCTGCGGCAAGTCCACCTTCATGAAGCTGACGACCGGCCTGAAGTCGCCCACCCGCGGCACCGTGACCGTGGGCGGCAACCGGGTCACCGGCCCCCTGAAGATCGTCGGCATGGCCTTCCAGGCTCCCAACCTGCTGCCTTGGCGCACCACGCTCGACAACGTCCTGCTGCCGCTGGAGATCGTCGAGCCCTACCGCTCCAGCTTCCGGGCCCGGCGCGCCGAATACACCGACCGCGCGCGGGCGCTGCTGGCCACCGTCGGGCTGGGCGGCTACGAGCACAAGTTCCCGTGGGAGCTGTCGGGCGGCATGCAGCAGCGCGCATCGCTGTGCCGGGCGCTCATCCACGAACCCGAAATGCTGATGCTGGACGAGCCTTTCGGCGCGCTGGACGCGTTCACGCGCGAGGAACTGTGGTGCGTCCTGCGCGACCTCTGGAGCGAGCGCCGCTTCAACGTGGTGCTGGTCACCCACGACCTGCGCGAGGCCGTGTTCCTGGCCGATACCGTGTACGTGATGAGCAAGCGCCCCGGCCGCATCCTGTCCCGCCGGGATATCGAACTGCCACGGCCCCGGCAACTCGAGACCACCTATTCCGACGACTTCAACGCCCTGGTGCTGGAACTGCGCACCCAGATCGGACATTGA
- a CDS encoding LysR family transcriptional regulator: MPASPPATAPGSTDLSRLSLTDIQAFVTLLDTLHVSRAAIRLGMGQPQLSGRLARLRRLTGDLLFARGPGGVVPTATALSLEAPAREMLAQAEHFLAPPDEFDPRKARGTLHLAAPDYLDPMLLPRLAGRLRTAAPALALSVHPLTDDLDYAQKLGDGRLDLVIANWPDPPAQLHRLPLMEDELVVMMGSHHPLARRGLTAQAYLQARHAAPTAMRPGLRSTVDAMLARLGHTRHIALECPVFSLIPYVLTQTDLLLTTGRRFTDFFASSLPVSVMPLPIPLPSLQYYLLWHPRARRDGPVRWLREQIAASVRAPAVSSPDTYSSSRG; encoded by the coding sequence ATGCCCGCCTCCCCGCCCGCCACAGCCCCGGGCAGCACCGACCTGTCCCGCCTCAGCCTGACCGACATCCAGGCCTTCGTCACGCTGCTGGACACGCTGCACGTCTCGCGCGCCGCGATACGGCTGGGCATGGGCCAGCCCCAGCTGTCGGGCCGGCTGGCCCGGCTGCGCCGCCTGACCGGCGACCTGCTGTTCGCGCGCGGGCCGGGCGGCGTCGTACCCACCGCCACCGCCCTGTCGCTGGAGGCGCCGGCGCGGGAAATGCTGGCGCAGGCCGAGCACTTCCTGGCGCCCCCGGACGAATTCGATCCACGCAAGGCGCGCGGCACCCTGCACCTGGCCGCGCCGGACTATCTGGACCCCATGCTGCTGCCGCGCCTGGCCGGCCGGCTGCGCACCGCCGCGCCCGCCCTGGCGCTGAGCGTGCACCCGCTGACGGACGACCTGGACTACGCGCAGAAACTGGGCGACGGCCGCCTGGACCTGGTCATCGCCAACTGGCCCGACCCACCGGCGCAGTTGCACCGGCTGCCGCTGATGGAGGACGAACTGGTGGTGATGATGGGCAGCCACCATCCCCTGGCGCGCCGCGGCCTGACCGCGCAGGCCTATCTGCAGGCGCGCCACGCCGCGCCCACGGCGATGCGCCCTGGCCTGCGCAGCACGGTCGACGCCATGCTCGCGCGGCTGGGACACACGCGCCACATCGCGCTCGAATGTCCCGTGTTCAGCCTGATTCCCTACGTGCTGACGCAGACCGACCTGCTGCTGACCACCGGCAGGCGCTTCACCGATTTCTTCGCCAGCTCGCTGCCGGTCTCGGTGATGCCGCTTCCCATTCCGCTGCCGTCATTGCAGTACTACCTGCTGTGGCACCCGCGCGCGCGGCGCGACGGGCCCGTGCGCTGGCTGCGCGAACAGATCGCCGCCAGCGTGCGCGCGCCGGCCGTCAGCTCCCCCGATACGTACTCCAGCTCCAGGGGCTGA
- a CDS encoding class II glutamine amidotransferase — protein sequence MCQLLGMNGNTPTDIVFSFTGFATRAGRTGEHVDGWGIAFFEGAGVRHFVDHEPALLSPVADLIRHYPIKSRNVIAHIRKATVGRVALENCHPFVRELWGRYWVFAHNGDLVNYLPALDGPYRPVGDTDSERAFCWMLQCLRARFACHPGIEALADALGELSAGIAAHGTFNFMLSDGEALYVHCSTRLHYLVRQHPFATASLSDEEVSVDFAQVTTPDDRIAVIVTEPLTTNEVWRRFEPGELMVFVDGAPVLARLVSG from the coding sequence ATGTGCCAATTGCTAGGCATGAACGGCAACACGCCGACCGACATCGTCTTCAGCTTCACCGGCTTCGCCACCCGCGCGGGGCGTACCGGCGAGCACGTCGACGGCTGGGGCATCGCCTTCTTCGAGGGAGCGGGGGTGCGCCACTTCGTGGACCACGAGCCGGCGCTGCTGTCGCCGGTGGCGGACCTGATCCGGCACTATCCGATCAAGTCGCGCAACGTGATCGCGCACATCCGCAAGGCGACGGTGGGGCGCGTGGCGCTGGAGAACTGCCATCCGTTCGTGCGCGAACTGTGGGGGCGCTACTGGGTGTTCGCGCACAACGGCGACCTGGTGAACTATCTCCCGGCGCTGGACGGCCCCTACCGGCCGGTGGGCGACACCGACAGCGAACGGGCCTTCTGCTGGATGCTGCAATGCCTGCGGGCGCGCTTCGCCTGTCATCCGGGCATCGAGGCCCTGGCCGACGCCCTGGGCGAACTGAGCGCGGGAATCGCCGCGCACGGCACCTTCAATTTCATGCTGTCGGACGGCGAGGCCCTGTACGTCCATTGCTCCACGCGCCTGCACTACCTGGTGCGCCAGCACCCCTTCGCCACCGCCAGCCTGTCGGACGAGGAGGTCAGCGTGGACTTCGCCCAGGTCACCACGCCCGACGACCGCATCGCGGTCATCGTGACCGAGCCCCTGACCACCAACGAGGTCTGGCGCCGCTTCGAGCCCGGCGAACTGATGGTGTTCGTCGACGGCGCGCCGGTGCTGGCGCGCCTGGTCAGCGGCTGA
- the uraD gene encoding 2-oxo-4-hydroxy-4-carboxy-5-ureidoimidazoline decarboxylase, translated as MTASLTLDVLNTADPIRFVQFLDGLYEHSPWVLERALALRPFASAAALKYALSQTVRQASRDEQLALIRAHPELAGRAAVAGQLTEDSAGEQARAGLTQCSPEEFELLQQLNAAYNSRFGFPFIIAVRGPTGAGLSRYDIIAALERRLRHAPDQEFAEALRQIDRIAEIRLADRLSLTRPYGDTVMGWAETLASYSDSPDHLTCTYLSAAHRAVAARIQAWMLEAGFDSVYQDAAGNVVGRYRAAPTVAEPPLVATGSHYDTVRNGGKYDGRLGVLLPIAVVADLKRRNRRLPFDLDVVAFAEEEGVRYGSTFLGSSAYIGRFDPGVLDALDASDVSMREAMQLAGLDPEQLGKAAAEAARLRHYFEIHIEQGPVLLERNLPVGVVTSIAGSVRRLMTLAGVASHAGTTPMDMRRDAACAAAEIVLAVERRCAQAPSLVGTVGMLNVPHGSVNVIPGACTLSLDLRAADNAVRDAALADIEREVSAICSRRGISVATEELMRAAAAPCAHEQMAMWSRAIADRGLPVFELPSGAGHDAMKLAEATSITMLFTRCGNGGISHNPLETMTADDAQLAGELMLDFLEQMAAAS; from the coding sequence ATGACCGCCTCGCTCACGCTCGACGTCCTGAATACCGCCGATCCCATCCGCTTCGTCCAGTTCCTGGACGGCCTGTACGAGCACAGCCCCTGGGTGCTGGAACGGGCCCTTGCCCTGCGCCCCTTCGCCTCGGCCGCCGCCCTCAAGTACGCGCTGTCGCAAACCGTGCGGCAGGCCAGCCGGGACGAACAGCTGGCGCTGATCCGCGCCCACCCGGAGCTGGCGGGCCGCGCCGCCGTGGCGGGCCAGCTGACCGAGGACTCGGCCGGCGAACAGGCGCGCGCCGGACTCACCCAGTGCTCGCCCGAGGAATTCGAGCTGCTGCAACAACTGAACGCGGCCTACAACAGCCGCTTCGGATTTCCCTTCATCATCGCGGTGCGCGGCCCCACGGGCGCCGGCCTGAGCCGCTACGACATCATCGCCGCCCTGGAACGCCGGCTGCGCCACGCGCCCGACCAGGAGTTCGCCGAGGCCTTGCGACAGATCGACCGGATCGCCGAGATCCGGCTGGCGGACCGGCTGTCGCTGACGCGCCCCTACGGCGACACCGTCATGGGCTGGGCCGAGACGCTGGCCAGCTATTCCGACTCGCCCGACCACCTGACCTGCACCTACCTGTCCGCGGCCCACCGCGCGGTGGCGGCCCGCATCCAGGCCTGGATGCTGGAGGCCGGCTTCGACTCGGTCTACCAGGACGCGGCCGGCAACGTCGTGGGCCGCTACCGGGCCGCCCCCACGGTGGCCGAGCCGCCGCTGGTGGCCACCGGCAGCCACTACGACACGGTCCGCAACGGCGGCAAGTACGACGGCCGCCTGGGGGTCCTGCTGCCTATCGCCGTGGTGGCCGACCTGAAGCGACGCAACCGCCGCCTGCCTTTCGACCTGGACGTGGTGGCCTTCGCCGAAGAGGAAGGCGTGCGCTACGGCAGCACCTTCCTGGGCTCGTCGGCCTACATCGGCCGCTTCGATCCCGGCGTGCTGGACGCCCTGGACGCGTCCGACGTCAGCATGCGCGAGGCCATGCAGCTCGCGGGGCTCGACCCGGAACAGCTGGGCAAGGCGGCGGCCGAGGCGGCGCGCCTGCGGCACTACTTCGAGATCCACATCGAGCAGGGCCCGGTGCTGCTGGAACGCAACCTGCCCGTGGGCGTGGTCACCTCCATCGCCGGCAGCGTGCGCCGCCTCATGACCCTGGCCGGCGTGGCCAGCCATGCCGGCACCACCCCCATGGACATGCGCCGCGACGCCGCCTGTGCCGCCGCCGAGATCGTGCTGGCGGTGGAACGGCGCTGCGCCCAGGCGCCGTCGCTGGTCGGCACGGTGGGGATGCTGAACGTGCCGCACGGATCGGTGAACGTCATCCCCGGCGCCTGCACCCTGTCGCTGGACCTGCGCGCCGCCGACAATGCCGTGCGCGACGCGGCCCTGGCCGACATCGAGCGGGAGGTCTCGGCCATCTGCTCGCGGCGCGGCATCTCGGTCGCGACCGAGGAACTGATGCGCGCCGCCGCCGCGCCCTGCGCCCACGAACAGATGGCCATGTGGTCCCGCGCCATTGCCGACCGCGGCCTGCCCGTCTTCGAACTACCGTCGGGCGCCGGCCACGACGCCATGAAGCTGGCCGAGGCCACGTCCATCACCATGCTGTTCACCCGCTGCGGCAACGGCGGCATCAGCCACAACCCGCTCGAGACCATGACGGCCGACGACGCCCAGCTGGCCGGCGAACTGATGCTGGACTTCCTGGAACAGATGGCGGCCGCCTCGTAG
- a CDS encoding ABC transporter permease, with amino-acid sequence MNNTLAQRLAPITLLAAVIILWEIICRVFEVSEFIFPSPSQILQATIDYAPVIAMHAWRTFWVTMAGFGISIVVGVVLGFVIGSSRLAYTAVYPLMTAFNALPKAAFVPVLVVWFGIGIGPAVLTAFLISFFPIMVNIATGLATLEPELEDVLRVLGAKRMDVLLKVGLPRSLPYFYASLKVAITLAFVGSTVSEMAASNEGIGYLLVSAGSAMKMPLAFSGLMVIGVMAMAMYELFALVEKRTTAWAHRGNQGT; translated from the coding sequence ATGAACAACACCCTCGCCCAACGTCTCGCCCCGATCACGCTGCTGGCCGCCGTCATCATCCTGTGGGAGATCATCTGCCGGGTTTTCGAAGTGTCCGAGTTCATCTTCCCCAGCCCCTCGCAGATCCTGCAGGCCACCATCGACTACGCGCCGGTCATCGCCATGCATGCCTGGCGCACCTTCTGGGTCACGATGGCCGGCTTCGGCATCTCCATCGTGGTGGGCGTGGTGCTGGGCTTCGTCATCGGCAGCTCGCGCCTGGCCTACACGGCCGTGTACCCCTTGATGACCGCGTTCAACGCCCTGCCCAAGGCGGCCTTCGTGCCGGTGCTGGTGGTGTGGTTCGGCATCGGCATCGGCCCCGCCGTGCTGACCGCCTTCCTGATCTCGTTCTTTCCCATCATGGTCAACATCGCCACCGGGCTCGCCACGCTCGAGCCCGAACTCGAGGACGTGCTGCGTGTGCTGGGCGCCAAGCGCATGGACGTGCTGCTCAAGGTCGGGCTGCCCCGGTCGCTGCCGTATTTCTATGCCTCGCTGAAAGTGGCGATCACGCTGGCCTTCGTCGGCTCGACCGTGTCCGAGATGGCGGCCTCGAACGAGGGCATCGGCTACCTGCTGGTGTCGGCCGGCTCGGCCATGAAGATGCCGCTGGCCTTCTCGGGCCTGATGGTGATAGGCGTGATGGCCATGGCCATGTACGAGCTGTTCGCGCTGGTGGAAAAACGCACCACGGCGTGGGCCCACCGGGGCAACCAGGGCACCTGA
- the uraH gene encoding hydroxyisourate hydrolase, which translates to MGKLTTHVLDTAHGCPAAGMRIELFRMDDGQAVLLRQLSTNADGRVDGALLEGDELVAAAYRLVFEAGDYFAARGLALPEPRFVDRVALDFGIAQPGQHYHVPLLVSPWSWSTYRGS; encoded by the coding sequence ATGGGAAAGCTGACCACCCACGTTCTCGATACCGCCCATGGCTGTCCGGCCGCGGGCATGAGGATAGAACTGTTCCGCATGGATGACGGCCAGGCGGTCCTGCTGCGGCAACTGTCCACCAATGCCGATGGGCGCGTGGACGGGGCGCTGCTCGAAGGCGACGAGCTCGTCGCCGCCGCCTACCGCCTGGTGTTCGAGGCCGGCGACTATTTCGCCGCGCGCGGGCTGGCGTTGCCCGAACCGCGCTTCGTCGATCGCGTCGCGCTCGACTTCGGCATCGCGCAGCCCGGCCAGCACTACCACGTGCCGCTGCTGGTCAGCCCCTGGAGCTGGAGTACGTATCGGGGGAGCTGA
- a CDS encoding ABC transporter substrate-binding protein — protein sequence MKTTPRTPDRRAVLAGLALSLATVWAAPAAHAQDTKIRFQLDWRFEGPSAIFLVAAKKGYFKQEKLDVTIDAGSGSGAAVNRVASGSYEMGFADLAALMEFQGNNPGAPNQPTGVMMIYNNTPAAVFSLKKSGIKTPRDLEGRKLGSPSFDGGRRSFPIFAQANKIDDAKVTWVSMDPALRETMLARGDVDAITGFYFTSLLNLNARGVKDQDIAIMSYPEYGVKLYGNAIIADRNFARNHPEAVKGFLRAVAKATRDVLADPAASIATVKERDGIIDAPLELKRLRLAIQTAIDTPDARADGFGDIEPARMALMAAQVTRTYGTKTSVKPEMAFDRSFLPEKSLTASVLRGK from the coding sequence ATGAAGACGACACCTCGCACCCCGGATCGCCGTGCCGTGCTCGCCGGCCTGGCGCTGTCGCTGGCCACGGTCTGGGCCGCTCCCGCCGCCCACGCCCAGGATACCAAGATACGCTTCCAGCTCGACTGGCGCTTCGAAGGGCCGAGCGCGATTTTCCTGGTGGCGGCCAAGAAGGGCTATTTCAAGCAGGAAAAGCTGGACGTGACCATCGACGCCGGCAGCGGCTCGGGCGCGGCGGTGAACCGGGTGGCCTCGGGTTCGTACGAAATGGGTTTCGCCGACCTGGCGGCGCTGATGGAATTCCAGGGCAACAACCCCGGCGCGCCCAACCAGCCCACCGGCGTCATGATGATCTACAACAACACGCCGGCGGCGGTGTTCTCGCTCAAGAAAAGCGGCATCAAGACCCCCAGGGACCTCGAAGGCAGGAAGCTGGGCTCGCCCTCGTTCGACGGCGGCCGCCGGTCCTTCCCGATCTTCGCCCAGGCCAACAAGATCGACGACGCCAAGGTCACCTGGGTCAGCATGGATCCGGCGCTGCGCGAGACCATGCTCGCGCGCGGCGACGTCGACGCGATCACCGGCTTCTACTTCACCTCGCTCTTGAACCTGAACGCGCGCGGCGTCAAGGACCAGGACATCGCCATCATGTCCTATCCCGAATACGGCGTGAAGCTGTACGGCAACGCCATCATCGCCGACCGCAATTTCGCCAGGAATCATCCCGAGGCGGTCAAGGGCTTCCTACGCGCGGTGGCCAAGGCCACGCGCGATGTGCTGGCCGATCCGGCCGCCTCGATCGCCACCGTCAAGGAACGGGACGGCATCATCGACGCGCCGCTGGAACTCAAGCGCCTGCGGCTGGCGATCCAGACCGCCATCGACACGCCCGATGCGCGCGCCGACGGCTTCGGCGACATCGAACCCGCCCGCATGGCGCTGATGGCGGCCCAGGTCACCCGCACCTACGGCACCAAGACCTCGGTCAAGCCCGAGATGGCGTTCGACCGTTCGTTCCTGCCGGAAAAATCCCTGACGGCTTCCGTGCTGCGCGGCAAGTGA